A genome region from Variovorax paradoxus includes the following:
- the tuf gene encoding elongation factor Tu, which translates to MAKGKFTRTKPHVNVGTIGHVDHGKTTLTAAIATVLSAKFGGEAKAYDQIDAAPEEKARGITINTAHVEYETANRHYAHVDCPGHADYVKNMITGAAQMDGAILVCSAADGPMPQTREHILLARQVGVGYIIVFLNKCDMVDDKELLELVEMEVRELLDKYEFPGDDTPIIHGSAKLALEGDKGDLGEGAIMKLAEALDTYIPTPERAVDGTFLMPVEDVFSISGRGTVVTGAVERGVIKVGEEIEIVGIRPTVKTTCTGVEMFRKLLDQGQAGDNVGVLLRGTKREEVERGQVLCKPGSIKPHVHFTAEVYVLSKDEGGRHTPFFNNYRPQFYFRTTDVTGAIELPKDKEMVMPGDNVSITVKLINPIAMEEGLRFAIREGGRTVGSGVVAKILDI; encoded by the coding sequence ATGGCAAAAGGTAAATTCACCCGCACCAAGCCGCACGTGAACGTGGGCACGATCGGTCACGTCGACCACGGCAAGACCACGCTGACGGCTGCGATCGCCACGGTGCTGTCGGCGAAGTTCGGCGGCGAAGCCAAGGCTTACGACCAGATCGACGCTGCGCCTGAAGAAAAGGCCCGCGGCATCACGATCAACACCGCGCACGTCGAGTACGAAACGGCCAACCGCCACTACGCACACGTCGACTGCCCCGGCCACGCCGACTACGTGAAGAACATGATCACGGGTGCCGCCCAGATGGACGGCGCGATCCTGGTGTGCTCGGCCGCCGACGGCCCGATGCCCCAGACCCGTGAGCACATCCTGCTGGCTCGCCAGGTGGGTGTGGGCTACATCATCGTGTTCCTGAACAAGTGCGACATGGTCGACGACAAGGAACTGCTCGAGCTGGTCGAAATGGAAGTCCGCGAACTCCTCGACAAGTACGAATTCCCCGGCGACGACACGCCCATCATCCACGGCTCGGCCAAGCTCGCCCTTGAAGGCGACAAGGGCGACCTGGGCGAAGGCGCAATCATGAAGCTGGCCGAAGCGCTGGACACGTACATCCCGACGCCCGAGCGCGCCGTGGACGGCACGTTCCTGATGCCCGTGGAAGACGTGTTCTCGATCTCGGGTCGCGGCACGGTGGTGACCGGCGCCGTTGAGCGCGGCGTGATCAAGGTCGGTGAAGAAATCGAAATCGTGGGCATCCGCCCGACGGTCAAGACCACCTGCACCGGCGTGGAAATGTTCCGCAAGCTGCTGGACCAGGGTCAGGCTGGCGACAACGTCGGCGTGCTGCTGCGCGGCACGAAGCGCGAAGAAGTCGAACGCGGCCAAGTGTTGTGCAAGCCCGGCTCGATCAAGCCGCACGTGCACTTCACCGCCGAGGTGTATGTCCTGTCGAAGGACGAAGGCGGCCGTCACACGCCGTTCTTCAACAACTACCGTCCGCAGTTCTACTTCCGCACGACGGACGTGACCGGCGCGATCGAGCTGCCCAAGGACAAGGAAATGGTCATGCCTGGCGACAACGTCAGCATCACCGTGAAGCTGATCAACCCGATTGCGATGGAAGAAGGCCTGCGCTTCGCCATCCGTGAAGGCGGCCGCACCGTGGGTTCGGGCGTCGTGGCAAAGATCCTCGACATCTGA
- the secE gene encoding preprotein translocase subunit SecE, giving the protein MATSQVETVSTGADKAKLAVAVVLAVGAIVAFYLLSRQGSLVQWAALLVGMAAAVAAFGSSENGRQLWAFGRDSWREVKKVVWPTRKEAMQMTAYVFAFVAIMSVFLWLTDKTLEWVFFDLILGWRK; this is encoded by the coding sequence ATGGCCACATCTCAAGTCGAAACAGTGAGTACCGGCGCCGACAAGGCCAAGCTGGCCGTGGCAGTCGTGCTGGCTGTGGGTGCCATCGTGGCGTTCTATCTGCTGTCGCGCCAGGGTTCGCTGGTGCAATGGGCTGCGCTGCTGGTTGGCATGGCTGCCGCCGTGGCTGCCTTTGGCAGTTCGGAAAATGGCCGCCAGCTGTGGGCCTTCGGCCGTGACTCGTGGCGCGAGGTCAAGAAGGTTGTCTGGCCGACCCGCAAGGAAGCGATGCAGATGACGGCTTACGTGTTCGCCTTTGTGGCGATCATGTCCGTCTTCCTCTGGCTCACCGACAAGACGCTCGAATGGGTGTTTTTCGACCTCATTCTGGGCTGGAGAAAATAA
- the nusG gene encoding transcription termination/antitermination protein NusG encodes MTDDAVETMPGTPEEENASVLAPAANPDLRWYVVHAYSGMEKAVERNITERINRAGMQDKFGRILVPTEEVVEIKNGQKRTTERRFFPGYVLVEMIMDDESWHLVKHTNKVTGFVGGAKNRPAPISQKEVEDIVSQMQQGTEKPRHKVEFTVGEFVRVKEGPFTDFNGTVEEVNYEKSKVSVSVMIFGRATPVELEFSQVEKT; translated from the coding sequence ATGACCGACGACGCAGTTGAAACAATGCCGGGCACGCCAGAGGAAGAAAATGCCTCCGTGCTGGCTCCCGCCGCCAACCCTGATCTGCGTTGGTATGTGGTCCATGCCTATTCGGGCATGGAGAAGGCCGTCGAGCGCAACATCACCGAACGCATCAACCGCGCCGGTATGCAGGACAAGTTCGGTCGCATCCTGGTCCCGACCGAGGAAGTGGTCGAGATCAAGAACGGCCAGAAGCGCACCACCGAGCGCCGTTTCTTTCCGGGCTACGTGCTGGTCGAAATGATCATGGACGACGAAAGCTGGCACCTGGTGAAGCACACCAACAAAGTGACGGGTTTCGTGGGTGGCGCCAAGAACCGCCCGGCTCCGATTTCGCAGAAAGAGGTCGAGGACATCGTCAGCCAGATGCAACAGGGCACCGAGAAGCCGCGTCACAAGGTCGAGTTCACCGTTGGCGAATTCGTGCGCGTCAAGGAAGGTCCGTTCACCGACTTCAACGGCACCGTCGAGGAAGTCAACTACGAGAAGAGCAAGGTCAGCGTGTCGGTCATGATTTTCGGCCGCGCAACGCCTGTGGAGCTCGAATTCAGCCAGGTCGAGAAGACCTGA
- the rplK gene encoding 50S ribosomal protein L11: MAKKIVGFIKLQVPAGKANPSPPIGPALGQRGLNIMEFCKAFNAQTQSYEPGLALPVVITAFADKSFTFIIKSPPAGVLIKKAIKLEKGSARPHTDKVGKITRAQLEEIAKTKMKDLTAADMDAAVRTIAGTARSMGVNVEGV; encoded by the coding sequence ATGGCGAAGAAAATCGTCGGCTTCATCAAGCTGCAAGTCCCAGCTGGTAAGGCCAACCCGTCCCCCCCGATCGGTCCCGCACTCGGTCAGCGCGGTCTGAACATCATGGAATTCTGCAAGGCGTTCAACGCCCAGACGCAGAGCTATGAGCCGGGCCTGGCACTGCCGGTGGTCATCACCGCTTTCGCCGACAAGAGCTTCACCTTCATCATCAAGTCGCCGCCGGCTGGCGTGCTGATCAAGAAGGCGATCAAGCTCGAGAAGGGTTCTGCCCGCCCGCACACCGACAAGGTCGGCAAGATCACGCGTGCTCAGCTCGAAGAAATCGCGAAGACCAAGATGAAGGACCTGACTGCAGCCGACATGGACGCAGCGGTTCGCACCATCGCAGGTACGGCCCGTTCCATGGGCGTGAATGTGGAGGGCGTGTAA
- the rplA gene encoding 50S ribosomal protein L1: MSKITKKQKSLEGKVDSNKLYPLADAITIVKDAATAKFDESIDVAVQLGIDAKKSDQVVRGAVVLPNGTGKTKRVAVFAQGAKAEEAKAAGADIVGMDDLAAMVKAGDMPFDVVIAAPDAMRVVGTLGQILGPRGLMPNPKVGTVTPDVATAVKNAKAGQVQFRVDKAGIVHGTIGRRSFDNDKLQGNLAALIDALVKAKPATSKGVYLRKVAVSSTMGLGVRVDTQTIAAS; encoded by the coding sequence ATGTCCAAGATCACCAAGAAGCAGAAGTCGCTCGAAGGCAAGGTTGACAGCAACAAGCTGTACCCGCTGGCTGACGCGATCACCATCGTCAAGGACGCCGCAACTGCCAAGTTCGACGAGTCCATCGACGTGGCCGTTCAGCTCGGCATCGATGCGAAGAAGTCGGACCAGGTCGTGCGGGGCGCTGTCGTGCTGCCGAACGGCACCGGCAAGACCAAGCGCGTCGCCGTGTTCGCCCAGGGCGCCAAGGCAGAAGAAGCCAAGGCCGCCGGCGCCGACATCGTCGGCATGGACGATCTGGCTGCCATGGTCAAGGCTGGCGACATGCCTTTCGACGTCGTGATCGCCGCACCGGACGCCATGCGCGTCGTCGGTACGCTGGGTCAGATCCTCGGCCCGCGCGGCCTGATGCCTAACCCGAAGGTCGGTACCGTGACCCCGGACGTTGCCACGGCTGTGAAGAACGCCAAGGCTGGCCAGGTCCAGTTCCGCGTCGACAAGGCCGGCATCGTGCACGGCACGATCGGCCGTCGTTCGTTCGACAACGACAAGCTGCAGGGCAACCTCGCTGCGCTGATCGACGCTCTGGTCAAGGCCAAGCCCGCGACCAGCAAAGGCGTGTACCTGCGCAAGGTGGCCGTGTCGTCGACCATGGGTCTGGGTGTCCGCGTGGACACGCAAACCATCGCGGCGAGCTGA
- the rplJ gene encoding 50S ribosomal protein L10, giving the protein MSLNRSEKEAVISDVTSLAAKAQTLVMAEYRGITVADMTKLRNEARSKGVTLSVLKNTLARRAVAGSAFEIVGDQMTGPLIYGFSEDAVAAAKVVADFAKTNDKLVIRGGAFGGKALDVNGVKQLANIPSKEVLLAQLLGLMQSPISRTARVLAALAEKRGGGEAAPADAPAEAQAA; this is encoded by the coding sequence TTGAGTCTGAATCGCAGTGAGAAAGAAGCGGTCATCAGTGATGTGACCAGCCTCGCCGCAAAAGCTCAAACGCTCGTGATGGCGGAATACCGTGGCATCACGGTGGCCGATATGACCAAACTGCGCAACGAAGCGCGCAGCAAGGGTGTGACCCTGAGTGTTCTGAAGAACACCCTGGCACGCCGTGCTGTCGCAGGTAGCGCGTTTGAGATCGTCGGCGACCAGATGACCGGTCCGCTGATCTACGGCTTCTCCGAAGACGCTGTGGCCGCCGCCAAGGTGGTGGCCGATTTCGCGAAGACCAACGACAAGCTGGTCATTCGCGGCGGCGCCTTCGGTGGCAAGGCCCTGGACGTCAACGGCGTGAAGCAACTGGCCAACATTCCTTCGAAGGAAGTTCTGTTGGCGCAGCTGCTGGGCTTGATGCAATCGCCGATCTCTCGCACCGCCCGCGTTCTCGCGGCGCTGGCCGAGAAGCGCGGTGGTGGCGAAGCTGCACCCGCCGATGCACCGGCAGAAGCGCAGGCCGCCTGA
- the rplL gene encoding 50S ribosomal protein L7/L12 — protein MAFDKDAFLTALDSMTVLELNDLVKAIEEKFGVSAAAMAAPAAGGGGAAAAAVEEKTEFNVMLMDAGANKVSAIKAVREITGLGLKEAKDLVEAAPKAVKEGLSKADAEAAKKKLEDAGAKVELK, from the coding sequence ATGGCATTCGATAAAGACGCATTTCTGACCGCGCTCGACAGCATGACGGTCCTGGAACTCAACGACCTGGTCAAGGCCATCGAAGAGAAGTTCGGCGTGAGCGCCGCTGCAATGGCCGCTCCGGCTGCTGGTGGTGGCGGTGCCGCTGCTGCTGCAGTCGAAGAAAAGACCGAGTTCAACGTCATGCTGATGGACGCTGGCGCGAACAAGGTTTCGGCGATCAAGGCAGTGCGCGAAATCACCGGCCTGGGCCTCAAGGAAGCCAAGGACCTGGTGGAAGCCGCTCCCAAGGCTGTCAAGGAAGGCCTGTCGAAGGCTGACGCTGAAGCCGCCAAGAAGAAGCTGGAAGATGCCGGCGCCAAGGTGGAACTGAAGTAA